The genomic window ACCTGACCCTTGCTGCCTGCAGAAGAAGCACATACACAGCACGCACGTCAGTAAACTTTCAAGTGTCTTGTTATTAGCAGAGTAGAACACATGTCCTGAAGTTATTAATTCTTATGTATAATATATGGTGTACGAGATGACGATCAAGGTAGACTTACTGTGCTTGTAGCCGAAAGACGCATAAGGGCTGGGGTGCGTCAACGAGACAGCAAGGTGATCGCCGGCGTCGCCCTTCCTGAAGGACGGATCCCTGGACGACACCTCCTCTATCCCATACGCCTTGGAGGTGACCGGGACGCCGATGACATGGCCGCTGCTCGACTTCCTCATGGCGGCTAGTAGTGCTAGCTTGTGGACACGAGCTCAGCGGACGAGCGAGCAGAGAGCTAGCTAGCAGGCTGGTCTCGTTGGCTGGCGCCGATGGTGCCTTAGCATGTAAGGAATCGCGGATTGGTACCGGAGTGCAGCTGCGGAGGGCGGCATTTATAGGCGCGCCGCGGTGGTGGAACATCCTTTGGGCCTCGCGGCTTTGGGCAAAGGCAGTGGATTTGGGGAGTCAGCAGCCGGGCCGGCCGAGTCACCAGCGGCTCAGAAAGGCGCAGTCTACGTTCGCCTAAAGCAGGCGTAGACCCCGTGACGCCTATTTACTGGTTGCAGCTACCTAAAAACTGCTCGACTGCGCGGCCACCGGCGCCTAGAAATGCAGAGACCGCCGAGCGCCCGGCCATGTGGAGGCCAGGTGCGGCTTATTCATCGCGCCAGGGCAAATGATTCTGGATTTCTCTATCGGATCCGGAGCCCGGTGTGGGGCTCGCCGTCGCTGCCGCCCGCTTTCCGAGAAGCGCCCCATGTGCCTGCACATTCTCGCTCGCACCGGGCGTACTACTACGTGAGAGAAAAAAGGGGAGGCGTGGTGTCGGGGGGAGCAAGGGGCCCGATGCGCCGAGCGGCCGAGGCCTCGCTTTAAGTTCACGGGACCACTGGTGTTTTGTTTAGAGGCTTATTTAGAGCAGGGATCGATCGTTCGGCGGTTCAGGCATTGCACCGGGACGATATTAGGGGTAAGGTAACATGCGCTGCTCTGCTGCTGCCTATGGAACCGAGAGTGATGCTGATGTCTAAACATACACAGGGCCACAGGGGATGGGGACTGTGGAGGGCCACAAACACTGTTCCCAAGATCGCGTCCGCAAGCGATCGGCAGGCAGGCATGAGGACGGAGGACCCCGGCTGTGATGTGGACGGAGGTAGTAGGGGCCAGCCCAACGTGTAAAACGGCCAGCTTTGCAGAGGAAAAACAGGATCCCGGCAAGGCAACCAACAAACAGCTTCCCTCCCCGTCGAAGTCACCACGCGCGCCTTCCTGCTCCCCCGGCCCGGCGTCCTGGTCACCTCCCACGCGGCGCCGAGTCGGACGAACCGCGACCGCCCTCACCTACCGACGTAATCACGTAACCGTCCGGGCACTGTTGTCATGCGCATGGCCCATGACCCATGGCAGCTGCCGCGCCGTCCTTGTACACCGCACCGCAATAAACCCGGCAACCGGAAGGGCCGTTGCGACGGGAGGCCGGCAGCTTTGCCGTTCCTGGACGCCGCGGAGGGATGGCGCGCCGCGCGCGTGTCCCCTCCGTGGGCCGCCCGTGGCTCTGTGCACAGTGCGTTGCTGCGTTGTCAGACGTGCAGGCACACGCTCCGAAATTGAGTATCAGAAGCGGATCTGGGGGGAGTGGGCGCCTCTCCTCTCGTTTCAGCGTCGCCATGCCATACGTGTCGATGCAGAGACGGACGGGAGATGTTGCCGACTCGACGCCTGGAACCAAATCGTTTTCTGGTGGAGTGGCCGTGGCCGACCATGCCGTCCTGCCAAGAAGGGAGGGAGGAATGACACTAGTGCGTGCGATGTCCACGGAtctcttttttttatatataaaaaaaagtgtTGTTCGGTCCTCAGTATTACAAGTAGTATTATTTGGTTCCTGGAATGTGTAGCTTGATTCCTGGAAAAACTAACGCAATGTGACTTTCAATTATTTGGTTCGAAAATGCAAAAATATTCGGATGTTGAAGGACCTGAAACATAAAAGTACTACGTTTATACCAAATGATACAGCAACTGCCAGTAGTATTTCAGGATTCCAAAAGTAGAACACTGGCACGCACCAACCAATTCCAATATAGGATGAAAACGAACCGGAAATCAGTGAACCCACAACAAAGGCTTATGCACGCAAAGTGGCATCGATCATCGCATTTCTTTATGCCCACAAGCCAATTAACATAGCTGGTGCTTCGCTGTTAAGGCCTGGCATTGCGTTGTCGATGCGTTATTGATTAGGTTCTCTCAGGTTCACTTTCTACTAGCGATCGACAGAACGCTAAAAAGTAGTAcagcaaaagaaaaacaaaagcacCTGTTATACTTCTCGTCGAATCATAGATTGCAAATCTAATCATCTGCCAACAAAATATTCTTGTAATGCCTCAGGAAACTTAATCCTATATTGTTCTTCAGTGTTGCAAGTTACACCTGCAAGATCGCGGTGGTTTATATGGGACACTGGGACAGGGCGCCGCCTGCAGCCTGCAAATTATTTGATCCTCCATCAATGAATGAATGGAATGCACTGTTCATCTCTTTACTACTATATGATGCTTTTTTCATACTTTCAGTTCTCCAAAATATTGCTAAACATCATGTTAGTTTTTCTAGCCTAATATATTAATTATGATTTCGTAGGGGAAAAAACAAACCAAGAAGAACTAGGCAGCTAATTAAATAGCACGTACATGTACACCCTCGATGATTTTATAACCTTTTCATATATATGTTCATTAACTCTATCAAGATATATGGTCTTCTGGGCTCCGTTGCAGGAAAGTGAAAAATAGAAGGAGATGTTCATTCTGGCATCCCGCACGTTGGAGTTGACTGCTATTTTAATTTTTGCTTCTCACTGATGAAATATTCAGACTTTTTTTTGCTTCCACTGGTGGAATTTTATTGATAGAATTGGGCAATAGTTCGAACTGTTCTTTCAATCAgcttgttcgcttggtcgtaaacgatcgtaaatttccagccagaacagtatttttttctcacaccaaaccagccagcagtaataatccacgatcgtatacgatggtatcagcaccagccgaacaggctgaatgctTTTTCATGTTTCACTGTTTTAGCATTTGTTTATGGAATGCACGAGTTCCTAAGCTTTTGTGCAACATATGCGATCATTGCATTTGGGGGGGAAAAAACAAAGACAAATAAATAAAGGAAATCCCGGTTTAGACCCTTGAAATTGAAATTTTAATAATCACAGTTTAAATAAAGATCATTTAAGTTAACATGGCCACGTACGAAACATATTTGTATGCTATTGTTCGCCATATGGATGAGAAGCTTATGTGTTGCACTTCTGTTGCGGCTACGGGTGAGTGAGCTAAAAAAAATGGTATAAGTTACAGAGCAAAAACATAGCATATGTATCTACATaatctatttctatctctcacCTTATAATTTAAGGTAGGCTTATATCTAAACTTTAGAAAGTTCTAGAATGCCAAGTCAAAAAACATAGTCCTCGAAAAAAAGTATCCAAACAAGCCGGGTCGTAAGCTGATGTTTTAGTTTTTCCTTCTTCTGTTGTATCTCCATGGTAATCTTGAAAGGGCACTTATATGAGTTATTAGAACCTCACTCGTAATTGCTGTCCACTCCACGATTGTTTCATTTAGTCAGGGTACGGTAACAAATAGGAATTGGCATTTGATATGCAAAACAGCAAACGGACAAGTAGAATCAGTACGATTGCCACAGAGTAAAAGGATTGGATCAGAATTCAGCTCATCACAATCTAGGTGTTGCACAAACACTTCGTGTTTTTCATTCCATATGTAAACCTCATATGACTTTTACCGTGGACCAGATTTACTCAACATCACCAATTACGTCAAGCAATCCATCAAGAACACTGAACCCTACTACATATGCACACAGACGAACCAAGAGTACCAGACCACAAGCACAACGCCCGGCCGGCCGAACACTGGAGCCGCCGGACGACCCCGCACGTTCGTTCCTTCGCGTCAGGTCATTGCGACGACTGCGCGGCGATGGCCTTCTCCAGCTCCTGCAGGGACACCTGGTACCTGACGAAGCCCATTAACCAGAACTCGAAGCCATCGTCCGTGACGACCTGCACGTACTTCTGCTCCGGCCGGTCCTTGTTCTCGCTGGGCTTGGCCGTCTTGACCCTCCTCAGCGGGATGGCCACCTTGTACGGCACCCGCACCGTCGTATCGCCGTTGGGAGAAGTCAGCGCCAGCGAGCGGTCGCTCCGGAACGCGATCCGTTCCGTGGACACGAAGAGCATGCCGGCGATCGGCCCGGCCGTGGTCGACAGGTAGCACTGCGAGGCCCTGAGGAGCTTCTCGCCCTTGTCGGCGGAGAACCACCGCCGGAACACCTTCTCCACGCCGCCGGCCTGCAGGATCCTTGCCCCCAGCGACAGCTTGCCCTTCACGGTCTCGTACAGCTTTGGCCCCAGAGTCACTGCAAGTATCATCGAGCAACAGCACGTTCAGTCTCAAGATATATACAAAGAGATGAATTCATGGACAGGAAAGAGGAATTCATCCGTGATTTGGTTGGATCGGAGAAGAACTTACCATGTTCTTTCAGGCCTTGGGCGACCCTGTCCCCGGTCCGGCCGAACTTTGCAGCCCGTCCGCCCGCGGCGGTTGCGTTCTTGGCGGCGCCATTGCTGGGGAAATCCGGCTCCTCAATGCCGAACGCCCTGTTGTTCACCGGGATGCCGATCACATGCTCGTGCCCTGCCTTCTCCATCTCTCTTCTTGGACCTTGACCGAGGCGGCGAGGAACCGAAGACTTCTCCTTGTTGCTTGCCGAATTCGCGGCTGAGCTTCCGGCCGGCCTCTGTGCGATCGAGGTGGTGGTTGCTAGCTGGTGAGCGGTGGGTGGGTGTGGCTTGTTGATGTGCGTGGTGGGTTGTTGTTGATGCTCGAGCTCCGTGCTCCAAATGGGAAGAGGTGTGCGTCTTTTATAAGCTGTGAACCTTgtcaatatttttttttttttgccgctcACAACGATCAAAATCGCTTTTGAATGGAACAGTCATCATCCCCCATGAGGAGTCGAGGATAAAAGAAGATTTCCCAAGGTGCAGTTGGACCCCTACCTAATGCCGCCCTCCTGCATGTGCAAGGGGCCCTCTGCTGCTATGTGTTCATGTGCCATGAGTGGCATCCACGCATGCAGGCCGTGGTATGTATTCATATATCCACCCAACCCGTTAcgtgcatgtgcatgcatgcgGTTCGGGGCCCAAAACATCTATGGCATGATTTGACCTAAAAAAACTCAATGGCATGGTTCTGAATTGCcaaaaggaaaatcaggccacTACTAGTACCTTCATATGTTTGGGACAAAAAAACTTAATTGTTCAAGGTAAAGAAAAGCCAGGAAGAGATGAGATGAAATCCACACTGCACCATGGCACCCATAAATTTTGCACGTATGTTGCAGGAGCTCATTTGACGCCGGGAATGACGTGGAAACAGGTAGAAGGATCCATTGAGAGCGGCAGGATCCTTTGCTTCTGGATGACCACGAAGAAGGTTCTCCCGCTTCCGCGTGTATGGAAGACACCGTCACACGTTCGGTCACTTGCAACACAGCACTAAACTAGAGGCAGCCGGGGGGTCGTGCAGTGGTGTTCCTTTGCTTTTCCCCCTTTGGTGCCCTGCTTTTTCTCGGCGCCCACCGCGGCTCTGAGTCAGCGTCGCGTCCGACTCGGCGCCGAGTCATATCCGCGAGGGAAAATCCATCCGCCGATCGCCAGATTGACAGCCAGCACCGATCCGATCGTGGGTTGGTCTGGCCGCCGTCGCCGGTGGGCGGTGGCGATCGAGCCAGCCGCCAGCCGGGCCAGGCACAGGCGCACAGCTCGGTCGCTCGCTCGCCCTGGCTGCCCTGTCATATTCTGTCATAAAATCGTGAGCTCAGTCACAGCAGCTCCATGCGCTGGATCTGCAGGCTGATTCAAAGCTCCTCGTGCGTGCTCGAGACTTCTTGACAAGTTGAGAGGCTAGCTTTTAGCTTGCGTTGTCAGCTGGTGATGCGATCCCGCGTGTACGCCAGCTAGGTCGTCTGATTTGGATTGTTTATGCTTCGCTTTTTGGATTGTGCTGTCGAGACCGATCGGAATTCGTGGTGGTTGGGGTTTCAGAAGGTCAAAATGGGAGGATATCTTCGATTTGGCTCTGCATTCAAGCCCAAGCTAAAGCTGTTGCGGCGAAAGGTCGTGGCGCCAGGAAAAGGGCGCGAAATGGGGCAGTGGGAGTATATGGACTCGAGCGCCCGTCGAATGTCTCTTTTGCTACCGTTGAATACCTGAATGAATGGATAAGGATTTGGATATAGTATATGGAAAACGTGGATGCACATAGTGTTAGTATACTTTATTAGTGTCGGAGCTGAAAGGATCGTGTGTATGCTGACAAATTGGTCCATGCATGCAGCGCATCTCAGATTGAACACAGAGCGTCATTAGATACAGCGATCCGTTTAGCTGGAATATAGTGTGTGCTAAATTTCAATAGCAGTATCTGAAAAAATACACAAAAAGGAAACTAGTTTTTAGGAAAATACGCTAAATTTCAATAGCAGTATCTGAAAGCCTTGAGGAAAATGCAAGGATATGTCTACTTCTTCTCTGATCGGATTTTTAGGCAAATCGTTGCATCATTAGTGTACAGACTCACTCTAAGTTTGGTTGATCTATGATGAACAGGGCTGAGCAAACTTTCCTGAGTTGTTAGATCAAAGAGTTTGTGCAAAGAGTCAATTGCAATCACAAAGAGTAGAGGTGAAAGAGGGTCTCCTTGTCACAATCCTCATCCATGTTTGAACCATTTGCTTCTAGCTCAGTTTACAAAAGCCGAGAAGGTGGTCACATGTTGATGATATAAGTAATTTACCACCGCCTCCGCCATGATATCCTCTTTGATTATATCCCAAAGTTTGACAAGTGTGGCAGATGTTACGCACACGGCAGACCGGTTCTTAGTGTCTTGCCCTGTTGGGTTGAAGGAATGGATAAGCTTTCATTCTTACCATGACTCATCCGATGATCAATGTGGCTGCACACGCGAAATGCATTCAGCTCCGCATTTCCTTTTTTTCTGTGAAGTGTGCGTAAATAAGCTCCGAGCCTCCGATCCGAGCAAGGCCCCACTAGTAAAGTAGTGATCCCGCTATGAGGTGGAGCTCGACGTATTAAACTTGCATGTGGTCATGTGGAGTTGACAATAGGACACACAAagtcgattttttttttttttttttgatgagATAAGGTCGATTTTCTTCGTTACCGTTTCAAACATTGAAGAGCTCTCTTACTGTTCTTTTCCTAATCAGCGAGCTGCTCATGTAGTAGGCTCGAGAGCAATCCCGCGAAAACCACTGCGTTTTTAATCACCAGCTTTTGAACATCGTCCCGTCTTGTCTTTTGCTTCTCGGGGCGGGGTAAGAACGAAAAAGGGACAGTGTGAAGTAATAAAAGGGCAACTGGGTTTCTCAGGTCGCAAATTTACAATCACAAAGCAATGGAACAGTGTATGATAGATTATGACATGACCGCAATCAAAGGATGGGCCTCCACCATGCGGCAGATGATCTGGACCGGCAGCAACTGCACACATCATGCAGCAACCTAAAGGCTTGCACTTGCACGCATTACGAGTGCATAAAGCTTTTTGTTTAAGAAATGactttgtgtttggttgtgttatTTGTGTTTGCTTCCCAATCAAAAGCTTAATTAGCTGCATGCAGCGGCTTGATGGCCTAAAACAAATCAGTTCAAGGCGAGAGGGGTGTTGTGTTGTGCGTTGCCATTTGCCAACACGGCCTGGTGGCTGATGATCGATTTAGGTCCCGCACGCCCGGTTTGGTTTCCTGTTGCAGTTTGTGTCACCGATGAATCAGGCAATCAGCCTAATTCTTTGATCTTTCTGCTGTGGCTTCTCACACCGGTAACCCGCGGGATCTTTTTTGGAGGACAGGATCACCGATCTAAGCATGCGTGCGTGCATACAGTGCATAAGCagacttagagcatctccaccaaTGTTACCCAAATCATACCCCCCTACTTGTTGATTTGGGTAGCCATCTATTTCAATACTACTTCCTCCGTCCAGGAAAGgatgcaattctagcacagtatCATTGTTTAGTATCCTAAGTtcaatcaattatagataaaagaatatcaatatttataatatcaaataaaaattattagattaattacgaaatgtattttcataataaattattttggagtCATAAATGTGAAAAGTATTCACTAGAAATTTGGTCAAACGTAAATCATTTTTGTTGGCACCTAATCggtagttgcattcttttctggaCAAAGGGAGTACTCATTTTTTATTGTTTGCTCCAACAGCACTAGTAGCCGAGCCAAGAATTATGCATAAGGGGGCCGGTCAAAGAATTTAAAAATATGACAATTGAGTGTACCTTATTTGTTTAGATTTTTGTCTCGGGGTTAGGCTCCTATTTTGTGGATTTATTCTAATATTTGACGATTTAACAATGCTTGCAATTCTTCACGTAGTAGACGGCCGCGTATATCGATAGCGGGGCGCATGTGATG from Miscanthus floridulus cultivar M001 chromosome 11, ASM1932011v1, whole genome shotgun sequence includes these protein-coding regions:
- the LOC136493250 gene encoding GEM-like protein 4, which codes for MEKAGHEHVIGIPVNNRAFGIEEPDFPSNGAAKNATAAGGRAAKFGRTGDRVAQGLKEHVTLGPKLYETVKGKLSLGARILQAGGVEKVFRRWFSADKGEKLLRASQCYLSTTAGPIAGMLFVSTERIAFRSDRSLALTSPNGDTTVRVPYKVAIPLRRVKTAKPSENKDRPEQKYVQVVTDDGFEFWLMGFVRYQVSLQELEKAIAAQSSQ